The segment GTGGGAGCTTCATCTATGTTCCCAAAGGGGTGAAGTGCGAGGTTCCGCTGCAGGCCTACTTCCGCATCAACTCCCAAAACATGGGCCAATTTGAGCGGACGCTGATCATCGCCGATGAAGAATCCTTCGTCCATTATGTGGAAGGATGCACGGCGCCGATCTACAGCACCGACTCCCTGCACAGCGCGGTGGTGGAGATTATCGTCAAGGATCACGCCCGGTGCCGCTACACCACCATCCAAAACTGGGCTCCCAACGTCTACAACCTGGTGACCAAGCGGGCCGTCGCCGAAAAAGGTGCCCATATGGAGTGGGTGGACGGCAACATCGGTTCCAAGCTGACCATGAAATATCCCGCCGTGATCATGAAAGGGGAGGGCGCCAAAGCCGATGTGCTCTCCATCGCTGTGGCCGGCAAAGGTCAGCATCAGGATGCCGGCGCCAAGGTGACCGCCCTCGCCCCCAACTGCACCTCCACGATCGTGTCCAAATCGATCAGTAAGCAGGGCGGGAAAGTGACCTACCGCGGCCTGTCCAGCTTCGGGAAAAACGCCCACGGCTCCAAGGCCAAAGTGGAGTGCGACACGCTGATCCTGGATAACCAATCCACTTCCGACACCATCCCCTACAACGAGATCAAGACCGATGATATCACTCTGGAACACGAGGCCACTGTTTCCAAAGTGTCGGAGGAGCAGCTCTTCTACCTGATGAGCCGCGGCCTCTCCGAAGAGGAAGCCACCCAGATGATCGTGATGGGCTTCATCGAGCCCTTCACCAAAGAGCTTCCCATGGAATACGCGGTGGAAATGAACCGCCTCATCAAGTATGAGATGGAAGGAAGTATCGGATAACGTCGAAAGGTGCCTTTGGCTTGGTTTTTTGCCCGATGATGTACCTTTCGTAAAAACCTGAGGATAACCATACGTGTCTGCTGTGACTTTGACGCATATCCAAGTCACAGGGACACGTATTTTTTATGGTTTCAAAGGGATTGAAAAAGGAGTCACTGATTTTTTAAGAATAGGAGGATTATTGGGAATACACCTCGAACTAATTATACTGAGATGGTAATTTGACCCTGATCAGGGGTCTGGATCCAGTCGGACGAGGGGTTCTTTTGAGATCACACCATTTGACAAAGGAGTGTTTGATCGTGCTCTCCAGACGAAGTGTGCCGTTCAAAGTACTCACTCTCTGTTTGACTTTATTACTTTCCGTCACGCTGTATCCGGGTTTTCAATCCGTCCAAGCCGCCGCATCGGGGCCGCCGGGAGCGGTTGTGCTCAATCACACTCATTGGAATAACGACGGTAATTACAAGATCGAAATGAACATGTGGTGGGGGAATAACGGAAGCTCCTGGAAGCTGTATGAGAATGGAAAGCTGATCCATGAGGAGGACTTAAAGGACAATTCCCCCCAGGCACAGTACGCTTTCAAGGAATTTACGAAAAAAGCGGTTGGAACTTACAAATACCAAGCAGAACTGATCAACTCCCACGGGATCACGGAAAGTAATGAAGTGATCGTCAAGGTTCCCGGTGAGGGGGAAATTCCGGGGGATGAAGACGCACCCACCGCTCCTCAAAATTTGCGACTGGAGGGTAAAACCGACCAGACGGTCTCCCTGAAATGGGATGCATCCACGGATCAGGTCGGTGTGACCGGATACGAAGTCTACCGTAACGATGTCCGGATTGCGACGGTGCAAACGACATCTTACCGGGATACCGGACTGACACCAGCTACAGAATATACTTATTACGTGAAAGCTTTTGACGCGGCGGGGAACATCTCCGAACCCAGCAACCGATTGGTGGTGACCACTTCAGAAGGTGGAGGCGGGGACCCGGGCCAATCCGGCCGAAAGGTGATCGCCTATTATCCCGGTTGGGCCACCTATGATCGCAACTATCAAGTGGCGGATATCGATGCTGAAAAAGTAACCCACATCAACTATGCTTTTGCCAATATCGCCAACGGGGAAGTGGTTGTGGGTGATGTGTATGCAGATACGGACAAAGCATTCCCGGGTGATTGTTGGGAACCGGGGTGCAAACGGGGGAACTTCAACCAGTTGAACAAACTGAAGCAAAAACACCCCCATTTGAAAACATTGATTTCGGTGGGAGGGTGGACCTGGTCCAACAATTTCTCCGATGCTGCCCTGACGGATGCTTCCCGGACCAAATTTGCCGACAGTGCCGTTCGTTTTATCAGAGAATGGGGTTTTGACGGAGTGGACCTGGATTGGGAGTATCCGGTGGAAGGCGGTTTGGTGGACGGACGTCCGGAAGATAAGCGAAACTTTACGCTCCTGTTGCAAAAGGTAAGGCAAAAATTGGACGAAGCGGGGAAACAAGACGGTAAAGAGTATCTGCTGACCATCGCATCGGGAGCCAACCCCAACTACGTGAAAAACACGGAATTGGATCAAGTCCAAGCTCAATTGGATTGGATCAATATCATGACCTATGACTTCCATGGGGGCTGGGAAAATGTCAGCGGTAACAATGCACCCCTTTACTTTGATCCGAAGGACCCTTCTCCCGGAGCGACATCCTTCTACGTGGACGCTGCGGTGGAAGGGCACTTGAAGGCAGGTGTTCCCAAGAACAAGTTGATATTGGGCATGCCTTTTTATGGACGGGGATGGACCGGATGTGATGGGACCGATCACGGTCTCTACCAGAGCTGTTCCGGCCCGTCAGAGGGAACATGGGAAGCGGGTGTCTTTGATTTCTCCCACTTGGAGAAGGATTATATCAATAAAAACGGATACACCCGTCACTGGAATGACCAGGCCAAGGTACCCTATTTGTACAATCCCGCCAACAAAACTTTCATCTCCTATGATGATGTGGAATCGATCGGGTACAAAACCGATTACATCAAATCCAAAGAGTTGGCAGGGGCCATGTTTTGGGAATTGAGCTCAGATCGAAACGGTACATTGTTGAATAAAGTGTATAACGATTTTAAGTAGATCAGCGAAGGTGACGCAAAAAGCCGGGCTATAAAGGCCCGGTTTTTTTTTATGCAAACAATCCCCCCGTAGCATGGCTCCGGGGGGATGAAATGACTCAGTTTTCCACGGACTTGGGTAATGGCTTTAATTTTGCCCCGTCCTTGCGCACATCGCGCAGGAACAGACAGAGAACCATGCCGACCAATGTAAAGCCCACAGCCCAGATAAAGGCGTCGTTGATCCCGGAGACCGCCGCCTGCTTGCCGACTTCCCCGAACAGCATGGTGGCGAAGAGCTCCTTGGCCTGGGCCAGGGGGACCCCCATCGTCTCGGAAAGCTTGGCGGCCCCTTCCTGAAACGACTGGGCAAATCCCGGATCAAACAGGCTCATTCCTTCACCTCGTTGAGCCATATGTGCACCCATCCGATTGGTATAGATCGTGGTGAGCAAGGCGGTACCGATGGAGCCAGCCATCTGGCGAATCGTGTTGCTCATGGCGTTGCCGTGACTGTTCAGATGCTCCGGCAACTGATTCAAGCCTGCAGTCACAATCGGCATCATCAACAGGGACATGCCCAGGGAGCGAACAGTGTAAATCCAGATCACATGGGCATAGCTGGACTCCAAGGTGAGATGGGCCAACTCCCAGGTGGTGATGGCGGTGATCGTCAGCCCGACAATGGCAAGGGGTCGCGGTCCCAACCGATCAAACAGAAAACCGGAGATGGGAGACATGATCCCCATGATCAGAGCGCCGGGCAACAACAGCAAGCCCGATTCCAGAGGGGTGAAGCCCCGCAGGTTTTGCAGATAGATGGGCAACAGGAACATCCCGGCGAACATGGCCATGGTGATGATGGCATTGATTACCGTGGACAAAGTGAACATGTCATATCGAAACACCTGGAAGTTCAGCAGAGGATCCTCCTGTTTCAATTGACGGGTTACAAACAGGAACAGGGCAAAAACCCCCAGCCCCAGGCTGATCACCACTTCCGGACTGCTCCAGCCTTTGGAGCCGGCTTCACTGATTCCGTACAAGAGAGCGCCAAACCCGATCACCGAGGTGATCATCCCGTACAGATCCGCGGGGGGTTTTCGCAAGTTGCCCAAGTCCCGCACGAGGAGAAAAGCCAGGATGGTGATAATCACGCCCAATACGAACATCCCGTAAAAGAGGACGCGCCAGGAATGATCCTCCAGGATCCAACCCGCCAGGGTGGGACCCACCGCCGGGGCGAAGATCATCCCCAATCCGAGGATGCCCATGCCGCGGCCCCGGATTTCCGGAGGGAAGATGATCAGGATCAGATTCATGACCAGGGGCATCATCACCCCGGCTCCGGCGGCCTGAATCAACCGTCCCGCCAGCATCACCGGAAAGTTGGGGGCCACTCCGGAGATCAGAGAGCCTGCTGTGAACAGCAGGAGGGCGGTTGTAAACAGTTTTCGCGTTCCAAAGGTCTCCATCAAAAAGGCGGAGATGGGGATCAGGACGCCATTGACCAGCATGTAGCCGGTCATCAGCCACTGTGCGGTGTTGGCTGAGACGCCAAAATCGTTGATCAAACGGGGGATGGCCACATTGAGTACGGTCTGGTTGAGAATGGCCAGGAACATCCCCATCATACATATACTCAGCAAGGGAATATAAGGAGTGATTTTTACTTTGTCACCGTCGGTTTCAGGTGATGACATCATGCCCCTCCTCTCTGTGAGTGATGGACTTCCAAGTCAGTCATTTGGAGATTTGAATCGTGGCATTCATCCCGGGAACCAGATTGTCCGGATAGGAATCCATGGAGATTTTGACCGGGATGCGCTGGACCACTTTGGTGTAGTCGCCGCTGGCATTTTGCTGAGGCATCAGGGAGAAGGTGGAAGCCGTCGCCAATCCCCGCTGTTTCACTTTCCCTTCGATGGTGCTGTCGGGGGCGGCATCCACTGTGATCTTCACATCGGCCCCTTCTTTCACATCTTTGTAGTCAGTCTCTTCGATATTGGCAACAATGTACAATTCATCCAGATCGACCAGGCTGCCCATCGGTTGACCCGGTGTGACCGGCTGTCCCTTTTGTACCTTGTTCTGAATGATCGTTCCATCTGCAGGAGCTTTCACCTCCAGGCTTTGCCCCTCAGCTGTCTCGATTTTGCCGATGACATCCCCTTTTTTGAAAGAGGCTCCCTCTTCACCCTTCCAGCTCTTTACCCGTCCCGGCATTTCCGACACCAGCGGGACCAGTTCTCCTTCCACCCGGGCATCATCGGTTTTCACATAGTTGGCTTGTTGGTAGTAATAGTAGTAACCGCCGATTCCGGCGGCCACAATGACCAAGGCCAACACGATATTCAACAGGATCAATCGTGATGTTTTCATCAGTGACTCCACTCCCGTCAAGATTTGTGTATTTTAACGGCAGCATTCATGCCGTAAACGACCTCGTGATCCTGGAAATCCGCCTCAATATAGACGGGAACCCGTTGGACCTCCTTGGTGCCGCCTGTGGTGGCACGGCCGGACTCCGGGTTTCCGGCCCGGTCCCCGATTCTGTCCACTTTCCCCTTGAAGGTGATGCCGGGCTCGGCGTCGAGATGGATATCCACCTGCTGCCCTTTCTTGACCCCGGCAATATTGGATTCATCCACATAGGCCACGATGTGGAGATCCGAGAGGTCCGCCACTATGGCCAAGGGCATTCCACCGGCTGTGATCCGTTTTGCCGGGGGAAGGCTTTCCAGGATGGTTCCGCTGATCGGGGATTTGATTTCCCGGGCGGGGGATTTCCCGGACAGGTCGGATGCCCCGGAAGTGGACAGAAGAGGCGATGGGGCGGTCAGGGATGGAATCGGAGACAGGCTTCCGATCACCTCGTCCGCTTGGACAACGTCCCCACTGTGAACCTTCCAGTCCAACTTACCGGTGGTTTCCGCGGTGATGGTGGCGGTGGGTGCCTTCACCTGGGCGATGTCTGACGCGATATAGTTCTGCTGTTGGTACCCGTAATAGATACCGCCGCCGATCCCTGCGAGCAGAAAAAGCACCAGGATCAAGCCCCAAAGGAAAGAACGACGCTTCATGATTCCTCTCCTTTCGAAGGTGATTCAGGGTCTTCCAGAATATCGATAAACTTGCGAAGTTGCAGGATAAGTAACTGGATATCCTCGGGAGGAAGGCGAAGCAGCCGGGATTTGAGGAAGTTGGGATTGAGAGCGGGAACCCCTTTAATAAAGGCTTTTCCCGCCGGAGTGAGATCGATCCATACCACCCGCCGGTCGGTCTGATCCCGCTGCCGTTCCACATATCCCATACCTTCCAGCCGATCCACGATTCCACTGAGAGAACTGGTCGACATCCCCGCTTGTTCACTCAGTCCGGCAAGGGACTGCTTTCCTTCATAGGCGAGGGTGCGCAACACAATACTTTGAGGAACGGTGAGATTATATTTTTTCACCTCCAAGAATGCCCGTTGCCGAAATGTGCGCCCGCTCTGTCTCAACAAAAAGATCAATTCGTTGATCTGATCTTCTCCCATCAGGGACACCATCTTTCGATATATTTCGGGTGGCGAACTATACGTATAGGAACGAAGTATATGTTAATCCTTCGCATGCGAATTGTCAATGGTGATGTTAACGGAAAATTTTTTCCCAAATCCATTACGTTTTTCAGTACGATGTGGTATTATATACTGAAAATACCGAAAAATGGACAGGGGTGGGGAGAACAAAGGAGGGAGCCAATTGGTGAATCAATGGGCCGTGGGGATGGTCTGTGTGACGATTGTCGGCTTCGTCTTTGCTCTTCGGAGTGGAAAAAGAGGGAGACGGAAAGTGTTGCGGAGCGTAATTTGTCTGGGGATGGCGGGACTGTTGGCCCTGTTTTCGATCCATGGGGGCAACACTCCCGTGGAAGCGGAGGGAACTCCGGACCCCGGGGGGTTTCTCAACATTATGCCACCGGGACAGAATGGGGTGGCCAATTTTGGTGACGTGCTCGCATTTCTGATCAGCAAAAAATTTCCCAAACATTTTAACGACCAGACACAGATGTATGAATCCCTGATCGGCCGTTCCCCCACTCTCACCGAAGATGAGCTGACACGTTACTTCAAGGTGGCTTCCCTGGGCGTGGAAGGGAAACCGGAGCGGACCTACTCGCCCCAGAGGGGGGTGACGGTTGAGAGGGATGGATTCGGCGTCCCCCATATTGAGGGAGAGACCCGGGAAGCGACAATGTTTGCGGTGGGGTATGTGACAGCGGAAGATCGTCTCTTCATGATGGACGTGCTGCGTCATCTCGGTCGGGCCCAATTGAGTCAATTTCTCGGGGACAGCGAACGAAACCGCAGGATGGATGAGGCCCAGTTGAAAGTGGCTCCCTACACCGAAGCGGATTTGACCCGTCAGGCTCAGGAGCTGTGTGCACAAGGGACGGAAGGAGCCCAGGTTTGTGAAGACATGGAGGCTTATGTGGCAGGAATCAACGCTTATATCAAAAAAGCCAGATTGAACCCGAAGTATCTGCCCGGTGAATATGTCGCCTTGTTTAAGATTCCCCAAAAGTGGAAGATGGAAGACAGTGTGGCGATCGCCAGTCTGGTGGGGGGGATTTTTGGAAAGGGTGGCGGTGAGGAAGTGGCTGCGGGCAAGTTTCTCTCCCAACTCCAGCAAAAACACGGTGAGAAAGAAGGGCGCAGGATCTGGGAGGATTTCCGGAGTGCCGAGGATCCGGAGACACCGGTGACGATCCGGGAGCGCTTCCCGTACCAGGAGGGGCACCGGGTGGATTCCCGCTCCACGGCCCTGCTGGATCTGGAAACCGTCGATCAAACTCTGAAGGAAATGGAACCGCCGGAGATGAAGATCGACGGTCCCATGGGTCCCATCGATCTCCGGGTGCCTGACGGGATGAGCAATGCCATCCTGGTGGGGGGAAAGCATACCGAGGCGGGGCGCCCCATCGCAGTCTTCGGTCCCCAGACCAGTTACTTCAGTCCGCAATTGTTGACAGAGGTCGCTGTGCGCGGACCGGGGATTGAAGCCCGTGGTGTCGGCTTTGCCGGGGTGAATCTGTATGTACAGATGGGTCGGGGTCGCGATTTTTCCTGGTCGGCCACCTCCGCCGGGGCGGACAATGTGGATCAATGGGTGGTCAAGCTGTGTGAACCGGCCGGGGGCAAACCCACCCTGGATTCCAAGGGCTATCTGTACAAAGGGGAGTGCCGCCCCATGGAAACCTTGAATCACACCCAACAGACGGCTCCATGGGTCAAAAAGGAAGAGCGGACACCCCGGATGAAAACGAAGCGGATGAACATGAAGGTGAACCGGACCCTCTACGGTCCTGTCAGTGCCCGGGGGACGGTGAAAGGGGAGCCGGTGGCGGTGGTCACCCAGCGCTCCACCTATATGAAAGAGTTGAACAGCGCCATCGGATTTAAACGGGTCAACGATCCCCGGTACATGAGCGGTGGGGCCGCTTCCTTCCAAAGGGCCTTTGATCGGGTGGATTACACTTTCAACTGGTTTTATGTGGACAAACAAGATATCGCCTACAAGCACTCCTGTCTGTGCCCCGTCCGGGACAAACGGACAGACCCCGATCTGCCCACCTGGGGGAACGGAGAATACGATTGGAGCGGGGAATTCCTGAAGCCGGAACAGCAACCCCGGGTGATCAATCCGAAACAGGGTTATCTCGTGAACTGGAACAACAAGCAAGCTCCGGGCTTTCGGGCCAATGATGAACAATTCAGCTATGGTTCCATCCATCGCTCCGACCTCCTGGAGAAGCGGCTGAAAGCGGCGGTGGAATCGGGCAACAAGCTGACCCGGGCAGATATGGTCAACATCATGGCGGATGCAGCCACGGTTGATCTGAAGGGACAGGAAGTTTATCCCTGGGTGCTGAAGGTTCTGGGGGAAAAGGCGCCTGGTGGGGATCCGGTTCTGCAGGAGATGAGGGACCGTCTCGCCCGCTGGGTGGAAACCGGCGGTCATCGTCGGGACCTTGCCGGTAATGACGGAAAATACGACCATGCCGTGGCCATCGCAATCGGGGATGCTTACTTCAAGCGACTGGCCAAGGCCATGTTTGATCCGGTCCTCGCCGGAGCGGATCTGCCCAATGTGGTGGAGGACTATCCCAGTCAAGGGCTTGGATCGGCCTTCAACGCCGGTTATTACACTTATGTACACAAAGATCTCCGCCAGGTCCTCGGCGGGAAAGTGAAAGGCCCTTGGCACCGGAGCTATTGTGGTGAGGGAGACCTCAACACCTGCCGCGACACCCTGTGGAAAGCCCTGGAGGCGACGGCAGGGGATTTGCAGCAAACCTATGGATCCGCCTATGTGAACAACTGGGTGTATGACGCCACCAAGGATGAGATCATCCAGGAACCCCTGGGAGCGGTGGAGGCACCCCGGATGCGTTGGATGAACCGCCCCACCTTCCAACAGGTGGTCCAGGTGGGAGTGCCCATTCGCCAATAAGGATGGACAAACGGCTTCTTTCCGGGTTATGACCGGGAAGAAGCCGTCTTTATTTTCACCGGGACGGATCAGAAGCGTTGTGATTTGGAGGGTCCAGGGTCGGTTGGGTACAGAAGTGGCATATCAGACCGTAACACTTAAAGCCAACAGATACTGGGCGGTGAAATAGGTGCTCATCACCCCGAGGTCTCCCCGGGGGAAGGGGTGAACAAACCGGTTCCAGCCGAGAATGGCGTCGGAGAGATAGAAGAGCAAAGCTCCGGCGAGAATCAGGGATGAGCCGGTGAACCAGGCCGTCCAGACCATCAGGGAGATCACCAGTACATAGGAGAGGACGGCAAATTGCAATCTCCCCCCGCCCTCTTCCTTGACCCCGGGTCGCAGAAAATAGATATAAGCCGCACCGAGCAAGATCAGTACCAGGGTGAACCCGACCCATCCGGAGGCGTCTTCCATCCTTGGGAAGAAAGCGGCGACATAGCAGAGATGGGCGAGGAAAAAAGAGGAGAGTCCCTGGATGAACCGATTGGACGGCCACATGAGAAAGACATCCCCGACAAGGGAAAACAGAAGGCCAACCAGGATCAGCCAGCCGTAGCTTCCGGGTTCCTTCGCCACTCCGACGACAGCCAGCAGGATGATCCAGATCATCGTTCCCGGCTTCAAAAGGAATTTCCACAGTTGCCGGTCTTTGTACAAGGCCAGCCACAGATAGGCGAGGCCGGAGACGAGGGTTGCGATGGAAAGAAACAGAATCACGCCGATGACCTCCTTCGTCCTCTTGCTAACCTGTATTCCATCCATCGCTGAACTATCCTTTTATTTGAATGGTGGGAATATTGTTGACGGGTGTTTATTTTTCCCGCGCTGTCGCAAAGGACTGATTTTATCATAAGGGCAACCTTCGCTTTTGAAGGTTGCCCTTATGATTTCTTGGCCGAATCTTAACCCGATATTAAGTTTGCTCTGCGGCAGGGATCCAACCTGTCAGCAGTGCTCCCCCCTCTGAATGGTTTCTTATGGAAAGTTCACCTCCGTGTCGCCTGATAATTCTTTGTGAAATGGTTAACCCCAATCCGCTGCCGCCAGTGGAACGACTTCTGGAGACTTCACCACGATATAGGGGTTCAAAAACCCGTTGCAGTTCTTCCGAAGAGAAGCCTGGCCCTGTATCACGTATCGTAAACTTTACTTTGTCACCATCTTTATAGCATTGGACCACAATTTCACCCTCGGTGGGTGTGTGTCTGACGGCATTATCCAGCAGATTGTTTATGGCGCGCTCCAATAAGTGCGTGTCGCCGCTGATGATGCAATCGTCTGCAAAATGGTTTGAGATCGAGATGTGTTTTTGCCGGGCCGGCGGACTCAGACTGTCAATCGACTTCCGGAGTATCAGTTGAAGATCAACCGTCTTGTTGTTCAGTTTCGTCTCCAAATACTCCATCTTCGTAAATGTAAACAGGTCCTCTACCAGCCGATCCAATTGCGCCGTTTTTTCCTTACAAACTGTCAAATATTTGGTTGTTTTCTCCGGTGTTTGAGCAATCCCTTGTTCCAGACCATCCAAATAACCTCGCAAGGCGAACAACGGTGTTCGTAAATCATGTGCGACAGCGGCAATCACAAATCTACGTTCTTCTTCCAATTCCGCCTGTTTCCGATGAGATTTTTGCAGTCCCTTCACCATCACCTCAAATCCATCGCGCACTTCGGCAATTTCCGTGATCCTGGACGAGGGGTACTGCACATCCCAATCCCCTGAAGCAATTTGTCTGGCTGCAAAGCTCATCTTCTCGAGGGGCTTGAGAAGGAACCGCCTCATTTCAACACCGACAACGAAGAAAGCGAGCAGCAGTCCGGCAAAGGACGAAATCCATTGAACTGTATTGGATTTTGGCAGATAAAGAATTACCCTTCCCAGCAAATGACCATCCTCTATGACGGAGAACTGTTCCGTTGATGACAAAGCGCCACGTCGCTCCGGGTCGGACTGAAAAATTTCCTGATCTGACGCAGATCGAATAGCCACACCCATCTGCGCTTTTTGCAATCGGGTATGCAATTGGTTTTGCCAATTTGGATCCTTCCATTTGTCCGGGTTGGTTTCGATCAGGTGAATCGTCTCGCTCAACTGTCTTTGCAGCGTCTCATCTTGCGGCTGACTTTTTGCGAAGCTGAGCGTTTTTGTTTCCATGAAGTGAGCTGTGACAAGGAAGATACACGGTAATGATAGTATGAAGAAGAAGCAGAGCATGGTAAACGTGCGAATGCGAATGGTCTTCATTTTATTCCCTCGAAGCGATACCCTACTCCCCATACATTGACCAGGTGTTGTGGATGGTTTGGATCGGATTCGATTTTCTCGCGAAGCCGACTGAGATGGACCCGAATCGTATGCTTATCGCCCACCCCATCCCAAAATTTTGCAAGTAATTGTTCGTATGAAAAAACATGTCTTGGATGTTCGGCAAATAAGCGCAACAGCTCATATTCCTTCGGTGTGAGCACTACATTCTTCCCTTCCACTACGACTTCTCTTGTGGACAGATTGATCTTGATGCGGCCATAATCCAAGATCCTTTCTTCCATTTGCTGCTGGGAAGCGGAACGCCGCAATACGGCTTTTACTCTGGCAACAATCTCTCCAGGTGAAGCGGTTTTGACGATATAGTCATCGCCGCCGAGGGTCAGCCCTCGAATCTTGTCTACATCATCGCTGCGAGCACTCAGGAAAAGGATCGGAACGTTGCTCTTTGACCGAATCCGGCGGCATAACTCAAACCCGTTTTGTCCCGGCATCATGATGTCCAGAATCAGGCAATGGATGGTACTCTGTTCAAATACGGCCCAAGCTTGAGCGGAATCGCAAGCGGTGATCACGCGAAAGTTTTCGTTCTCCAAAAAATCTCTCAACAGGTCAACGATACTTGGGTCATCGTCTACAACGAGGATCGTATTTACTGCACTCATGAATATCCCACCTTTAACTCCTAGTTTATCATTTTTCTTCAAGGTCAAATGAAACCCTGTGGTTTGTGATGCATTGTTTATTGTTTTGTGACCTTTTTACAACTTCCTTTGAGATATTCAATTGTTATGATTCCATTGTGAGCACGGACGGTACTTGGGATAAGGGGGAACTATCGATGTTACCAGTTCAAATCGTGCTTTTTGATGGCTTCGACCTGCTGGATGCCATTGCACCATACGAGGTATTTTGCGCCGCCGCCATGAATGCTGACAACGCATTAAAAGTGGAATTCGTCACCGCCGAAGGGCCGAGGCCCGTTCCGAGCGGCATCAACGGGTTGAAAATTGAAGCGGACGGCAGACTCGACCCGGAACGTGGGGGCATCATTCTCGTGCCTGGCGCGTCCGGTGACATCGAAGGAGATGGTCCGGACTCGATCCCGGCTATTCTGGGTCGAGCCATGAATACAGAATTGACGGGGTTGGTTGGGCAGGCACTCGGCCAACAAGACGCCGTGGTCGCGACGGTATGCGGCGGTTCTCTGGTGCTGGCCATGGGAGGATTGTTGGAAGGGAGACCGGCGGTAACGAACCATCTGGGCATGGATTTACTTGGCGCAACCGGGGCCATTCCCGTCCCGGCACGGATCGTGGATGATGGTAACCTGGTTACCGGCGGCGGTGTAACTTCGGGACTCGATGTGGCTCTGTACCTGGTGGAACGTGAGCTAGGACCGCGGATCGCACACGCGGTGGAGGAGTTGTTCGAATTTGAACGGAGGGGAACGGTTTGGCGGGAATCCGGAATGGCACCC is part of the Kroppenstedtia eburnea genome and harbors:
- a CDS encoding DHA2 family efflux MFS transporter permease subunit; the encoded protein is MMSSPETDGDKVKITPYIPLLSICMMGMFLAILNQTVLNVAIPRLINDFGVSANTAQWLMTGYMLVNGVLIPISAFLMETFGTRKLFTTALLLFTAGSLISGVAPNFPVMLAGRLIQAAGAGVMMPLVMNLILIIFPPEIRGRGMGILGLGMIFAPAVGPTLAGWILEDHSWRVLFYGMFVLGVIITILAFLLVRDLGNLRKPPADLYGMITSVIGFGALLYGISEAGSKGWSSPEVVISLGLGVFALFLFVTRQLKQEDPLLNFQVFRYDMFTLSTVINAIITMAMFAGMFLLPIYLQNLRGFTPLESGLLLLPGALIMGIMSPISGFLFDRLGPRPLAIVGLTITAITTWELAHLTLESSYAHVIWIYTVRSLGMSLLMMPIVTAGLNQLPEHLNSHGNAMSNTIRQMAGSIGTALLTTIYTNRMGAHMAQRGEGMSLFDPGFAQSFQEGAAKLSETMGVPLAQAKELFATMLFGEVGKQAAVSGINDAFIWAVGFTLVGMVLCLFLRDVRKDGAKLKPLPKSVEN
- a CDS encoding HlyD family efflux transporter periplasmic adaptor subunit — encoded protein: MKTSRLILLNIVLALVIVAAGIGGYYYYYQQANYVKTDDARVEGELVPLVSEMPGRVKSWKGEEGASFKKGDVIGKIETAEGQSLEVKAPADGTIIQNKVQKGQPVTPGQPMGSLVDLDELYIVANIEETDYKDVKEGADVKITVDAAPDSTIEGKVKQRGLATASTFSLMPQQNASGDYTKVVQRIPVKISMDSYPDNLVPGMNATIQISK
- a CDS encoding HlyD family secretion protein, which translates into the protein MKRRSFLWGLILVLFLLAGIGGGIYYGYQQQNYIASDIAQVKAPTATITAETTGKLDWKVHSGDVVQADEVIGSLSPIPSLTAPSPLLSTSGASDLSGKSPAREIKSPISGTILESLPPAKRITAGGMPLAIVADLSDLHIVAYVDESNIAGVKKGQQVDIHLDAEPGITFKGKVDRIGDRAGNPESGRATTGGTKEVQRVPVYIEADFQDHEVVYGMNAAVKIHKS
- a CDS encoding glycosyl hydrolase family 18 protein, encoding MLSRRSVPFKVLTLCLTLLLSVTLYPGFQSVQAAASGPPGAVVLNHTHWNNDGNYKIEMNMWWGNNGSSWKLYENGKLIHEEDLKDNSPQAQYAFKEFTKKAVGTYKYQAELINSHGITESNEVIVKVPGEGEIPGDEDAPTAPQNLRLEGKTDQTVSLKWDASTDQVGVTGYEVYRNDVRIATVQTTSYRDTGLTPATEYTYYVKAFDAAGNISEPSNRLVVTTSEGGGGDPGQSGRKVIAYYPGWATYDRNYQVADIDAEKVTHINYAFANIANGEVVVGDVYADTDKAFPGDCWEPGCKRGNFNQLNKLKQKHPHLKTLISVGGWTWSNNFSDAALTDASRTKFADSAVRFIREWGFDGVDLDWEYPVEGGLVDGRPEDKRNFTLLLQKVRQKLDEAGKQDGKEYLLTIASGANPNYVKNTELDQVQAQLDWINIMTYDFHGGWENVSGNNAPLYFDPKDPSPGATSFYVDAAVEGHLKAGVPKNKLILGMPFYGRGWTGCDGTDHGLYQSCSGPSEGTWEAGVFDFSHLEKDYINKNGYTRHWNDQAKVPYLYNPANKTFISYDDVESIGYKTDYIKSKELAGAMFWELSSDRNGTLLNKVYNDFK
- a CDS encoding MarR family winged helix-turn-helix transcriptional regulator, producing MGEDQINELIFLLRQSGRTFRQRAFLEVKKYNLTVPQSIVLRTLAYEGKQSLAGLSEQAGMSTSSLSGIVDRLEGMGYVERQRDQTDRRVVWIDLTPAGKAFIKGVPALNPNFLKSRLLRLPPEDIQLLILQLRKFIDILEDPESPSKGEES
- the sufB gene encoding Fe-S cluster assembly protein SufB encodes the protein MAKELPISSEYQYGFHDKDVSVFRSKRGLTREIVEEISRMKDEPQWMLDFRLKSLEQFYKMPMPSSENSKWFSLLPGKLDDLDFNDITYYVKPSERQGRSWDEVPEEIKRTFDRLGIPEAEQKFLAGVSAQYESEVVYHNMQKELEDQGVIFCDTDTAVKEYPELVQKYFGTIVPPTDNKFAALNSAVWSGGSFIYVPKGVKCEVPLQAYFRINSQNMGQFERTLIIADEESFVHYVEGCTAPIYSTDSLHSAVVEIIVKDHARCRYTTIQNWAPNVYNLVTKRAVAEKGAHMEWVDGNIGSKLTMKYPAVIMKGEGAKADVLSIAVAGKGQHQDAGAKVTALAPNCTSTIVSKSISKQGGKVTYRGLSSFGKNAHGSKAKVECDTLILDNQSTSDTIPYNEIKTDDITLEHEATVSKVSEEQLFYLMSRGLSEEEATQMIVMGFIEPFTKELPMEYAVEMNRLIKYEMEGSIG